In the genome of Catalinimonas alkaloidigena, the window CTTGCGAAAACACATGCAACCTTTATGAAGCTCAACGTTACTGTGCTCTCGCTGTTGGCAGCCGCTTGCATTCTGATCAGTACCGCTGCCTTCACCGACCGGGGGCAATTGCGACGTCTGCCGAATACCTCGTTTCAGCCCGGCGAACGCCTCGACTACCGCGTCCACTACGGGATTTTCGACGGCGGGGAAGCCACCATCGAGACCAGTCCGCGGGTCCACCTGATCAACGACCGTCCCTGTTATAAAATCGAAGTGAAAGGCCGCACCACCGGCATGGTCCGCATCGCTTATAAAGTGCGCGACGTGTGGGGCAGCTACGTCGACACGGCCGCTTTTGTGCCCCATCGATTTTACCGCCGCATCGAAGAGAACAACTATCGGAAATACGAAACCACGTACGTGGACCATTTTCGGGAAGAGGCGCGCATTGTGGACGAGCGCAAAAACGAAGAGAAGCTGATGCAGATTCCCAAAGAGGTGCTCGACATGGTCAGTGGGTCGTTCTACATGCGGCTGCTCGACTACGAGAACATGAAACAAGGGCAGACGATCAAAGTCAGTGGAATTTTTGAGGACCACCTCTACCACTTGAGCATCATTTACCAGGGCAAAGAGCAAATCAAGACGGAGTTTGGCAAGATCAAATGCATTCGTCTAACGCCGGAGTTGCCCGAGAACAGCCTGTTCAACGGCGAAAATGCAATCGATGTCTATATCTCTGACGACCAGAACCATGTGCCGGTAAAGATCCGCGCCAACATGTTTGTCGGCGCCCTGGAAATCGACCTGAAAGAGTACCGGAACCTGCGGCACCACTCGCCTTTTTAGCCCGTACGCGCTTCTGCCCAGCCGCTTTCTTCCCGCCGTGCGGGTTACCAATCGCTCCGAAATTATCACTAATTTTGCGGCAACATGACGTTATCGCGGCTAGGTTGGGGAATGATGTTGGGTTGGCTTTGGAGCCTAACCTGTGCGGCGACGACTCCCCTCACCATCGACGGTACCGTCCGAAATACCGGGAATTTCCCGCAAGTTTATCTCTACGCCTATTTTGGTCCTCAGCTTGTTAGGGTCGATTCGGCCGCGCTGACCAAAGGCAAATTTCAACTCACATACGAGCCGTCTGTTCCCCGCGGCCTCTACCGCATCGGGGTGTCCGAAGCGCGCTCGTTCCCCTTAGTCCTGACCGGCGAAAACGTAACGTTCGAGGCCGATCTGGTCGAGCCCAATCAGCCCCCGCAGTTCCAGCAATCGCCGGAAAATCAACTTTTTGCGGCTTACCAAAAGCAACTGGTCAAGTTCCGGCAGGCCATTCGGCGGGTGTTGCTCAGCACGCAGCAACTAAGCTACAGCGCGGCCCCGGCCGAAGAGAAAAACCGCCAGATGAAGGCGTACAAAGCCAGTTACGACTCGTTGACGCGGGTGCAAAGCGCCTACCATCGCCAACTGGCCGAAGCCCATCCCCGCACATTTGTGGGGAAAATGGCTGCCCTGTACCTCATTTCCCCCGACGCGACCCGCGAGGAGGCCGTCACGCAGGCGCAACTGCAAGATCAGGAGATTTTGCGGAGCGATTTGTTGCTGAACCTGTTCCAAATCTACCTCCAGCATTTTGCGCCCGAGGGGCCGCACCGCTGGCGCGAAGAAATCCCTTTTCTGCTGAGCCGCAGCCCGGCAGGAAGTGCCGGACGCGAAGTCACCTGGTTAAGTCTGATTCCTATTTTTATGAACGCGGACCCGGACTACGGGCGGCAGTTGGTCAAGCAGTACGCCCGGGAGTTTCCGGAATCGGCCTATGCCCAGGAAAAGCTACGGAACCTGCCTCCCGGTTCGCCGGTAGTGGGCGACCGTGCGCCCGATCTGCTCATGAAAGGCCGCGACGGGAACATGATCGCCCTTTCGTCATTGCGAGGCAAGTGGGTGCTGATTGATTTCTGGGCGTCGTGGTGCAGCCCCTGTCGGCACGAAAATCCGGCGTTGGTCAGGGCCTACCGCAAGTTCCAGAACCAGGGCTTTACCGTCTACAGCATTTCGCTCGACAAAGAACGCGGGCGTTGGCTGCAAGCCATCGAAGACGATCAGTTGAGCTGGGCGTCCCATGTATCCGACCTGCAAGGGTGGAAATCGGGCGGCGCGGCCCTGTATGGCATCAACGCCATTCCGGCCAATTTTCTGATCGACCCCGAGGGTGAAGTGGTCGCTGTGAACCTGCGCGGTGCCGAACTGGACCAAAAGCTTGAAGAAATTTTTAAGTAACTTACCCCACGCCTTAACTACATAAACAGATGAGTGTAACCACTGTAAAACCTGACCGCAATGCCGTTTCCACCGGCAAGGCCAAGTACAAGGTGTTGATTGTGGACGACGAATCCGACATCCTCGAACTGCTGCAATACAATTTTGA includes:
- a CDS encoding DUF3108 domain-containing protein, which encodes MKLNVTVLSLLAAACILISTAAFTDRGQLRRLPNTSFQPGERLDYRVHYGIFDGGEATIETSPRVHLINDRPCYKIEVKGRTTGMVRIAYKVRDVWGSYVDTAAFVPHRFYRRIEENNYRKYETTYVDHFREEARIVDERKNEEKLMQIPKEVLDMVSGSFYMRLLDYENMKQGQTIKVSGIFEDHLYHLSIIYQGKEQIKTEFGKIKCIRLTPELPENSLFNGENAIDVYISDDQNHVPVKIRANMFVGALEIDLKEYRNLRHHSPF
- a CDS encoding TlpA disulfide reductase family protein; translated protein: MTLSRLGWGMMLGWLWSLTCAATTPLTIDGTVRNTGNFPQVYLYAYFGPQLVRVDSAALTKGKFQLTYEPSVPRGLYRIGVSEARSFPLVLTGENVTFEADLVEPNQPPQFQQSPENQLFAAYQKQLVKFRQAIRRVLLSTQQLSYSAAPAEEKNRQMKAYKASYDSLTRVQSAYHRQLAEAHPRTFVGKMAALYLISPDATREEAVTQAQLQDQEILRSDLLLNLFQIYLQHFAPEGPHRWREEIPFLLSRSPAGSAGREVTWLSLIPIFMNADPDYGRQLVKQYAREFPESAYAQEKLRNLPPGSPVVGDRAPDLLMKGRDGNMIALSSLRGKWVLIDFWASWCSPCRHENPALVRAYRKFQNQGFTVYSISLDKERGRWLQAIEDDQLSWASHVSDLQGWKSGGAALYGINAIPANFLIDPEGEVVAVNLRGAELDQKLEEIFK